The Devosia sp. A16 genome includes a window with the following:
- a CDS encoding response regulator transcription factor — protein MRLLLVEDDDMLGQAVRDHLVANGHATDWVRRLDAAEAARFSTPYDVLLLDLNLPDGRGLEFLRALRRQGDTTPVIITTAMDQLSMRIDGLNAGADDYLIKPFDLGELLARLGAVGRRYAGNPNPLLVIGPLEVDAPRRVVTVSGRPIELSAREWAVLERLAQHPGTLVSKAQLEDALFGFGDEVESNAVEVYVSRLRRKLEAGVIHTVRGLGYRLAPP, from the coding sequence ATGCGCCTGCTGCTGGTGGAGGACGACGACATGCTGGGCCAGGCGGTTCGCGACCATCTGGTCGCCAACGGCCACGCGACCGATTGGGTCCGCCGCCTCGACGCGGCGGAAGCCGCCCGTTTCTCGACGCCCTATGACGTGCTTCTGCTCGATCTCAACCTGCCGGATGGGCGCGGGCTCGAGTTCCTGCGGGCGCTGCGACGCCAGGGCGACACCACGCCGGTGATCATCACCACGGCAATGGACCAGCTCAGCATGCGCATCGATGGGCTGAATGCCGGCGCCGATGACTACCTGATCAAGCCGTTCGATCTGGGCGAACTGCTGGCCCGGCTCGGCGCCGTCGGCCGCCGCTATGCCGGCAATCCCAACCCGCTGCTGGTCATCGGCCCGCTCGAGGTCGATGCGCCGCGCCGCGTCGTCACGGTGTCGGGCAGGCCGATCGAGCTTTCGGCCCGGGAATGGGCCGTGCTCGAACGGCTGGCGCAGCATCCGGGAACGCTGGTCTCCAAGGCGCAACTGGAGGATGCGCTGTTCGGCTTCGGCGATGAGGTCGAAAGCAACGCGGTCGAGGTCTATGTCAGCCGCCTGCGCAGGAAGCTGGAGGCCGGCGTGATCCATACGGTGCGTGGTCTCGGCTATCGGCTGGCGCCGCCGTGA
- a CDS encoding sensor histidine kinase, translating to MSRPSITRHLVLVLTIGATTLWLLGGLVTILIVRSELERTLDGGLRETAERVLPLAIDGLTDDTDGDDDPGGSHPGLPESGRGEYVVYQVRDAHGLRMRSHDAPEVPFAAPLVEGFVTAPPWRIYTTGDPRSGLYIQVAESEERRNAALWGSAAALLLPLLLLIPASILGIRWAVERGMRPLRRLGNEVARRDVANLEPVGDATAPQELRPISSAIDGLLLRLRAAFDAERALAANSAHELRTPIAGSLAQVQRLVDELAGHQALGRARRVEESLHRLSTLADKLLELSRAEAGVARLAEPIDLLPALRLIADEAQRALGSRFRLELKPDARLIARLDLDAFGIVMRNLLENAQVHGPSGGPVEVAVGAGFVEVSNAGPAVPADRLAVLARRFERGSAETPGSGLGLAIVESITRQVGGRLELQSPRFGHADGFTARIVLGG from the coding sequence GTGAGCCGGCCCAGCATCACCCGTCATCTCGTGCTGGTGCTGACCATCGGCGCGACGACCCTGTGGCTGCTTGGCGGCCTCGTCACCATCCTCATTGTCCGCAGCGAACTGGAGCGCACGCTGGACGGCGGGTTGCGTGAAACCGCCGAACGCGTCCTGCCGCTGGCCATTGACGGTCTGACCGACGACACCGATGGCGACGATGATCCGGGCGGTTCGCATCCGGGCCTGCCGGAGTCGGGGCGGGGGGAGTACGTGGTCTACCAGGTGCGTGATGCGCACGGACTGCGCATGCGGTCGCACGACGCACCGGAGGTACCTTTTGCTGCGCCGCTCGTCGAGGGCTTCGTCACGGCCCCGCCATGGCGGATCTACACCACCGGCGATCCGCGCTCCGGCCTGTACATCCAGGTCGCCGAGTCCGAGGAACGGCGGAACGCCGCGCTCTGGGGCAGCGCCGCGGCGCTGCTATTGCCGCTGCTTCTGCTGATCCCCGCATCGATCCTCGGGATTCGCTGGGCGGTCGAGCGCGGCATGCGGCCGTTGCGCCGGCTGGGAAACGAGGTGGCGCGCCGCGACGTCGCCAACCTCGAGCCGGTGGGCGACGCGACCGCGCCGCAGGAACTGCGTCCCATCTCCAGCGCGATCGACGGGCTGCTGCTCAGGTTGCGTGCCGCCTTCGACGCCGAGCGCGCCCTTGCCGCCAACAGCGCGCATGAGTTGCGCACCCCGATCGCCGGCAGCCTGGCCCAGGTCCAGCGGCTGGTCGATGAACTGGCGGGACACCAGGCGCTGGGCCGTGCTCGCCGCGTCGAGGAGTCGCTGCACCGGCTCTCGACCCTCGCCGACAAACTTCTTGAACTGTCGCGCGCCGAGGCCGGGGTGGCACGCCTCGCCGAGCCGATCGACCTGCTGCCGGCTTTGCGGCTGATCGCCGACGAAGCGCAACGCGCGCTCGGGTCGCGGTTCCGCCTAGAGCTCAAGCCCGACGCGCGTCTCATCGCCCGACTCGACCTCGACGCCTTCGGCATCGTCATGCGCAACCTGCTCGAAAACGCCCAGGTGCACGGGCCATCCGGCGGCCCGGTCGAGGTTGCAGTCGGCGCTGGCTTTGTCGAGGTGAGCAATGCCGGGCCGGCCGTTCCCGCTGATCGCCTCGCCGTGCTGGCGCGCCGCTTCGAGCGGGGCAGCGCCGAAACCCCCGGCTCAGGCCTCGGCCTCGCCATTGTCGAGAGCATCACCCGGCAGGTCGGCGGCCGACTCGAGCTGCAGTCACCGCGCTTCGGCCACGCCGACGGGTTCACGGCCCGGATCGTGCTGGGCGGCTAG
- a CDS encoding AAA family ATPase, with product MAEVRILITGNSGSGKTWLGERLAERLNVPLVQLDDLNWDGAYGGKQRDKRLVFDEVVERSMQSAWVMEGVYGWLLPAALPRTTEFIFLDLPLEECLDNVRRRGGQGADDQAFAALLAWAAEYPNRQNANSREAHQRLWDGFGGAKRILRSRGELDENVLHR from the coding sequence ATGGCTGAAGTGCGCATCCTGATCACCGGGAACAGCGGTTCGGGCAAGACCTGGCTGGGCGAGCGGCTGGCGGAACGCCTGAATGTGCCGCTGGTGCAGCTCGACGATCTCAATTGGGATGGCGCCTATGGCGGAAAGCAGCGCGACAAGCGGCTGGTGTTCGACGAGGTGGTCGAACGCTCCATGCAGAGTGCCTGGGTGATGGAAGGCGTCTATGGCTGGCTGCTGCCGGCCGCCCTGCCACGCACCACCGAGTTCATCTTCCTCGACCTGCCGCTCGAAGAATGCCTCGACAATGTCCGTCGTCGCGGTGGCCAGGGGGCGGACGACCAGGCGTTTGCGGCTCTGCTCGCCTGGGCAGCCGAGTATCCCAATCGGCAGAACGCGAATTCCCGAGAGGCGCACCAGCGCCTGTGGGATGGTTTCGGCGGCGCCAAGCGGATCTTGCGCAGCCGCGGCGAGCTGGATGAGAACGTGCTGCACCGCTGA
- the alr gene encoding alanine racemase, giving the protein MAAPAIATGYGGRLTVDLGALKRNWQALDKVSRGALTGAVVKADAYGTGIAQASHAFYEAGARFFFAATPDEGIAVRAALPEDSHIFILSGLYPGSAPLYVGERLMPCLASIPMLEEWLTACAASNQALPAALHFDTGINRLGFRLNETSIVKRLIDSIGYAPQMIMSHLACADTPAHEKNRTQLALFTSVMAQFPGIPASLSNSAGLMSNRENHFQMVRPGIALYGGRAVAGRRNPMAPVVTLEAPVLMTKDVKTGETVGYGALQTMSRDSRLAIVAIGYADGFFRSLSSSNNHRGTHVVIQGQPCPVVGRVSMDMIGVDVTDLPRPPVPGEMAEIIGKQITVDDHADIANTIGYEVLTSLKGRYSRNYIESAAPPAA; this is encoded by the coding sequence ATGGCGGCACCGGCCATTGCGACCGGTTACGGCGGGCGGCTGACCGTCGACCTGGGCGCGTTGAAGCGCAACTGGCAGGCGCTCGACAAGGTGAGCCGCGGCGCCCTGACCGGCGCGGTGGTCAAAGCCGATGCCTATGGTACCGGCATTGCCCAGGCCTCGCACGCCTTCTACGAGGCGGGCGCCCGGTTCTTCTTCGCGGCAACGCCCGACGAGGGCATCGCCGTGCGGGCGGCGCTGCCCGAGGACAGCCACATCTTCATCCTGTCGGGCCTCTATCCGGGCTCCGCACCGCTCTATGTCGGCGAGCGGCTGATGCCCTGCCTCGCCTCGATCCCGATGCTGGAGGAATGGCTCACGGCCTGTGCCGCGTCAAACCAGGCGCTGCCGGCGGCGCTGCATTTCGACACCGGTATCAACCGGCTCGGCTTCCGGCTCAACGAGACCTCGATCGTCAAGCGGCTGATCGACTCGATCGGCTATGCGCCACAGATGATCATGAGCCATCTCGCCTGCGCCGATACCCCGGCGCATGAGAAGAACCGCACGCAGCTGGCGCTGTTCACCTCGGTGATGGCGCAGTTCCCGGGCATCCCGGCGTCGCTCAGCAACTCGGCCGGGCTGATGAGCAACCGCGAGAACCATTTCCAGATGGTCCGCCCGGGCATCGCGCTCTACGGCGGGCGGGCCGTCGCCGGCCGACGCAACCCGATGGCGCCGGTGGTGACGCTCGAAGCACCGGTGCTGATGACCAAGGACGTCAAGACCGGCGAGACCGTCGGTTATGGCGCGCTGCAGACGATGTCGCGCGACAGCCGCCTCGCCATCGTCGCCATCGGCTATGCCGACGGCTTTTTCCGCTCGCTCAGTTCGTCCAACAACCACCGCGGCACGCATGTGGTGATCCAGGGCCAGCCCTGCCCGGTGGTCGGCCGGGTATCGATGGACATGATCGGGGTCGACGTCACCGACCTGCCGCGGCCCCCGGTGCCGGGCGAAATGGCCGAGATCATCGGCAAGCAGATCACCGTCGACGACCATGCCGATATCGCCAACACCATCGGCTACGAAGTGCTGACCAGCCTCAAGGGCCGCTACTCGCGCAACTACATCGAAAGCGCAGCCCCACCGGCGGCGTGA
- a CDS encoding replicative DNA helicase, whose translation MADNNVHRLRPEDEKGFRLAPHNVEAEQALLGAILVNNEAFYRVSDFLVPEHFYEPIHRTIYEVLAKIIRAGKTATPITAKTYLADALTAEMTMPQYLARLAAEATTVLNAADYGQTIYDLAIRRNLIQIGEEMVQVAYDSDVEATANKQIEEAEKALFDLAEKGRYDGGFQSFSQALTEAIKMAGEAYGRDGTLSGTATGLTDLDRLMGGLQRSDLIILAARPAMGKTSLATNIAFHVAKSFRGEVQADGHMKTVDGGHVGFFSLEMSAEQLATRILAEQAEISSSDIRRGNIHESQFSKLVDTSNLMAQVPLYIDDTGGISVAQLAARARRLKRQKGLDLLIVDYLQLLSGSSKKASENRVQELTEITTTLKALAKELEVPIIALSQLSRQVENRDDKHPQLADLRESGSIEQDADVVLFVYREEYYLKNKEPKEGTPEHLAWQGEMEQVHGKAEVIIGKQRHGPTGTVQLSFEAQYTRFGNLARAEYLPERME comes from the coding sequence ATGGCCGACAACAACGTGCATCGCCTGCGTCCGGAAGACGAAAAGGGCTTCCGCCTTGCGCCCCACAACGTGGAGGCGGAGCAGGCCTTGCTCGGAGCGATCCTCGTCAACAACGAGGCGTTCTATCGGGTCAGCGACTTCCTCGTGCCCGAGCATTTCTACGAGCCCATTCACCGCACCATCTACGAGGTGCTGGCCAAGATCATCCGCGCCGGCAAGACGGCGACCCCGATCACCGCCAAGACCTATCTGGCCGACGCCCTGACCGCCGAAATGACCATGCCGCAATACCTGGCGCGGCTGGCGGCGGAAGCAACGACCGTGCTGAACGCGGCCGACTACGGCCAGACCATCTATGACCTCGCGATCCGCCGCAACCTGATCCAGATCGGCGAGGAGATGGTGCAGGTCGCCTATGACTCCGATGTCGAGGCGACGGCGAACAAGCAGATCGAAGAGGCCGAGAAGGCGCTGTTCGATCTCGCCGAAAAGGGCCGCTATGACGGAGGCTTCCAGAGCTTCAGCCAGGCGCTGACCGAAGCCATCAAGATGGCCGGCGAGGCCTACGGCCGCGACGGCACGCTTTCAGGCACCGCCACCGGGCTCACCGATCTCGACCGGCTGATGGGCGGGCTGCAGCGCTCGGACCTGATCATCCTCGCGGCGCGCCCCGCCATGGGCAAGACGTCGCTGGCCACGAATATCGCCTTCCACGTCGCCAAGAGCTTTCGCGGCGAAGTGCAGGCCGATGGACACATGAAGACCGTCGATGGCGGCCATGTCGGTTTTTTCAGCCTCGAAATGAGCGCCGAACAGCTGGCGACGCGTATTCTCGCCGAGCAGGCGGAGATCTCGTCGTCCGACATCCGGCGCGGCAATATCCACGAGAGCCAGTTTTCGAAACTGGTCGACACCTCGAACCTGATGGCCCAGGTGCCGCTCTATATCGACGATACCGGCGGTATTTCGGTGGCGCAGCTTGCCGCCCGGGCCCGGCGGCTGAAGCGCCAGAAGGGCCTCGACCTGCTGATCGTCGACTACCTGCAACTGCTGAGTGGCTCGTCAAAAAAGGCGAGCGAGAACCGCGTGCAGGAACTGACCGAGATCACCACCACGCTCAAGGCACTGGCCAAGGAACTGGAAGTGCCGATCATCGCGCTCTCCCAGCTCAGCCGACAGGTCGAAAACCGCGACGACAAGCATCCCCAGCTTGCGGATCTGCGCGAATCCGGCTCCATCGAACAGGACGCCGACGTGGTGCTCTTCGTCTATCGCGAGGAATACTACCTCAAGAACAAGGAGCCCAAGGAGGGTACGCCGGAACACCTGGCGTGGCAGGGCGAGATGGAACAGGTGCACGGCAAGGCCGAAGTCATCATCGGCAAGCAGCGTCACGGCCCGACGGGCACGGTGCAGCTGAGCTTCGAGGCGCAGTACACGCGCTTCGGCAATCTGGCGCGTGCCGAGTATCTGCCCGAAAGGATGGAATAG
- a CDS encoding MarR family winged helix-turn-helix transcriptional regulator produces the protein MSYVRETSAGYLTNWAARLFARAIERRLAGGNSGPMPVFFALQDGGAMTQKALAQLAAVEQPTMANTLGRMERDGLVLRTPDPNDRRSAQVSLTPLGLERARAAFASAIEVNSIATDALQPAERELFYDMLRRIIGALERDAGA, from the coding sequence ATGAGCTACGTTCGCGAGACCTCGGCCGGTTATCTCACCAACTGGGCGGCGCGGCTGTTTGCGCGCGCCATCGAACGGCGCCTGGCAGGTGGAAATTCCGGGCCCATGCCGGTGTTCTTCGCCCTGCAGGACGGCGGAGCGATGACGCAGAAGGCGCTGGCGCAACTGGCGGCGGTGGAGCAGCCGACCATGGCGAACACGCTCGGCCGCATGGAGCGCGACGGCCTGGTGCTGCGCACGCCTGACCCGAACGACCGGCGCAGCGCCCAAGTGTCGCTGACACCGCTGGGGCTCGAGCGCGCCCGGGCGGCTTTCGCGTCAGCCATTGAGGTCAACAGCATCGCCACCGACGCGCTGCAGCCCGCCGAGCGCGAGCTGTTCTACGACATGCTGCGCCGGATCATCGGCGCGCTGGAGCGTGACGCCGGCGCATGA
- a CDS encoding cytochrome b: MSAKSTATRYGSVAIAIHWLSALLIVALFATGLLAAAQVDPAAKLALLRAHLPFGAGALLLTLLRIVWWLAIDRRPALPADQPGWQRAMAKVVHLLLYGIVLVTAASGIATVILSGALPAILGSATLPDLETVLPRAVHGLAARVLLVLLALHIGAAFYHQFIRKDRLLGRMGIGAA; the protein is encoded by the coding sequence ATGTCTGCGAAAAGCACCGCGACGCGCTATGGCAGCGTCGCCATCGCCATTCACTGGCTCAGCGCCTTGCTGATCGTCGCGCTGTTTGCCACCGGCCTGCTGGCGGCAGCGCAGGTCGACCCGGCCGCCAAGCTGGCTTTGCTGCGCGCCCACCTGCCGTTCGGGGCAGGCGCCCTGCTGCTGACGCTGCTGAGGATCGTCTGGTGGCTCGCGATCGACCGGCGCCCGGCTCTCCCGGCCGACCAGCCGGGCTGGCAGCGAGCCATGGCCAAGGTCGTGCACTTGCTGCTCTACGGCATCGTCCTCGTCACTGCTGCGAGCGGTATCGCCACCGTCATCCTGTCGGGTGCGCTGCCCGCCATCCTCGGGTCGGCCACGCTTCCCGACCTCGAAACTGTTCTGCCTCGCGCCGTCCACGGCCTCGCCGCACGGGTGCTGCTGGTGCTGCTGGCGCTGCATATCGGCGCCGCCTTCTATCACCAGTTCATCCGCAAGGATCGGCTGCTGGGTCGGATGGGCATTGGCGCCGCTTAG
- a CDS encoding sulfotransferase domain-containing protein, which translates to MAARALVASFPKSGRTWLRVMLDAAGIDATYSHLGWGHQGGRPASALRIELDARFSRTVALFRDPRDTVVSGYYQTTQRLKNYEGSISAFIREPGHGIEKVMAFNLGLAGLCVGRTDCLMLSYEQLLADTAGQLFRVAGFLGRELDPALATRIAADNAFDKMQARERAGEYEEYGPAFARRADAPPSAMKVRRGIAGGYRDELSAPDIAYVDALLARERYFERMAGYLG; encoded by the coding sequence ATGGCAGCAAGGGCATTGGTCGCATCGTTTCCGAAGTCCGGGCGGACCTGGCTGCGCGTCATGCTGGATGCCGCCGGGATCGATGCTACCTACTCGCATCTGGGTTGGGGACACCAAGGGGGCCGGCCCGCATCGGCGCTGCGGATCGAACTGGATGCCCGCTTTTCCCGAACCGTCGCGTTGTTCCGCGACCCTCGGGATACGGTGGTATCTGGATACTATCAGACGACCCAGCGATTGAAGAACTACGAGGGGTCGATCTCGGCGTTCATCCGCGAACCCGGACATGGCATCGAGAAAGTCATGGCGTTCAATCTCGGCCTCGCCGGCCTTTGCGTCGGCCGGACCGATTGCCTGATGCTCAGCTACGAGCAACTGCTCGCCGATACCGCGGGCCAGTTATTCCGCGTCGCGGGCTTCCTCGGCCGTGAGCTCGACCCGGCGCTCGCCACCCGGATCGCTGCCGACAATGCTTTCGACAAGATGCAGGCGCGCGAGCGGGCAGGGGAGTATGAGGAGTACGGCCCGGCCTTCGCCCGTCGCGCCGACGCTCCGCCCTCGGCCATGAAGGTGCGGCGGGGGATTGCCGGCGGCTATCGTGACGAACTCTCCGCGCCCGACATCGCCTATGTCGATGCTTTGCTTGCCCGCGAACGGTACTTCGAACGCATGGCTGGGTATCTGGGTTAG
- a CDS encoding outer membrane protein, translating to MKRFVLAALGAALLSGTSAMAADLVVNEPVADVAVPNGFYATFFAGGSFASGDTTVEVAPGVGFTVETDLDGGFILGGAIGTTLHQNLRGEVEFSYIQADVDSVGGNPVPDDVSLTSTGYNLLANLWYDFSNDSGFTPYIGGGVGFGKTVVSSDDQPGEITASGLLYQLGAGVKVDVADNIALDVGYRYRVLSDADTESDGLMIPPGVSVTTDAVNHIVQAGVTFGF from the coding sequence TTGAAAAGATTCGTTCTTGCTGCGCTCGGTGCTGCCCTGCTTTCAGGCACCTCGGCAATGGCTGCGGACCTCGTGGTCAACGAGCCGGTGGCCGATGTCGCAGTTCCTAACGGCTTTTATGCCACTTTCTTTGCCGGCGGCTCGTTTGCTTCGGGTGATACGACCGTCGAGGTGGCCCCTGGCGTTGGCTTCACTGTGGAGACCGACCTCGACGGCGGCTTCATCCTCGGTGGCGCTATCGGAACGACGCTGCATCAGAACCTTCGTGGTGAAGTGGAGTTTTCCTATATCCAAGCTGACGTAGATAGCGTCGGCGGCAACCCTGTGCCGGATGATGTTTCGCTCACGAGCACCGGCTACAACCTGCTCGCCAATCTCTGGTACGATTTCTCCAACGACAGCGGCTTCACGCCGTACATCGGCGGTGGCGTCGGCTTCGGCAAGACCGTGGTGAGCAGCGATGACCAACCGGGCGAAATCACCGCCAGCGGCCTGCTGTATCAGCTTGGCGCGGGCGTGAAGGTCGATGTGGCGGATAACATCGCGCTGGATGTCGGCTACCGCTATCGCGTGCTGTCCGATGCGGATACCGAATCTGACGGCCTGATGATACCGCCGGGCGTGAGCGTGACCACCGATGCGGTCAACCACATCGTCCAGGCTGGCGTTACCTTCGGCTTCTGA
- the rplI gene encoding 50S ribosomal protein L9, with protein sequence MKVILLERIGKHGHIGDEVSVKDGFARNFLLPQQKALRATEANRKRFERDRADIEKRNQERREAAAGIASGLNGKSVVIIRQAGETGQLYGSVSSRDVADALNNDGFTVGRSQVDLANPIKTVGIHTVPLHLHAEVAVSITVNVARSEDEAARQAAGEDLTAINYDDEAAEEFAAGQAEAGSAAAEAFGDEE encoded by the coding sequence ATGAAAGTCATTCTCCTCGAGCGTATCGGCAAGCACGGCCACATCGGCGACGAAGTGTCGGTGAAGGACGGTTTCGCCCGTAACTTCCTGCTCCCGCAGCAGAAGGCGCTGCGCGCCACCGAAGCCAACCGCAAGCGCTTCGAGCGCGACCGGGCCGACATCGAGAAGCGCAACCAGGAGCGCCGCGAGGCCGCTGCCGGCATCGCGTCGGGCCTCAACGGCAAGTCGGTGGTCATCATCCGTCAGGCCGGCGAAACCGGCCAGCTTTACGGCTCGGTGTCGTCGCGCGACGTGGCCGACGCGCTGAACAATGACGGTTTCACCGTCGGCCGTTCGCAGGTCGACCTCGCCAACCCTATCAAGACGGTCGGCATCCACACCGTGCCACTGCACCTGCATGCGGAAGTCGCGGTGTCGATCACCGTCAACGTCGCCCGCTCGGAAGACGAGGCGGCGCGTCAGGCCGCCGGTGAAGATCTCACCGCGATCAACTATGACGACGAGGCCGCCGAAGAATTCGCGGCCGGCCAGGCGGAGGCCGGCTCGGCCGCAGCCGAGGCCTTCGGCGACGAAGAATAA
- the rpsR gene encoding 30S ribosomal protein S18, giving the protein MAIKDLTTTTARRPFQRRRKTCPFSGPNAPKIDYKDVRLLQRYVSERGKIVPSRITAVSALKQRELAKAIKRARFIGIMPYAVQ; this is encoded by the coding sequence ATGGCCATCAAAGACCTGACCACGACTACGGCCCGCCGTCCGTTCCAGCGCCGCCGCAAGACCTGCCCGTTCTCGGGCCCGAACGCCCCCAAGATCGACTACAAGGACGTTCGCCTGCTGCAGCGTTACGTGTCGGAGCGCGGCAAGATCGTCCCCTCCCGCATCACTGCGGTCTCCGCCCTGAAGCAGCGTGAACTGGCCAAGGCCATCAAGCGCGCCCGCTTCATCGGCATCATGCCCTACGCCGTTCAGTAA
- the rpsF gene encoding 30S ribosomal protein S6 → MALYEHIFLARQDVSPTQVEELTAALTEVLTNGGGKVTKNEYWGLKSLSYRIKKNRKAHYTLLNIDAPHAAVAEMERQMGINEDILRFMTIRVDELEEGPSAMMQKRDRDDDRGDRPGGPRGDRGGFDRGDRRPRRF, encoded by the coding sequence ATGGCCCTTTACGAACACATTTTCCTGGCCCGCCAGGACGTTTCCCCCACGCAGGTGGAAGAGCTGACCGCGGCCCTGACCGAAGTGCTCACCAACGGCGGGGGCAAGGTCACCAAGAACGAGTACTGGGGCCTGAAGTCGCTCTCGTACCGCATCAAGAAGAACCGCAAGGCACACTATACCTTGCTCAACATCGACGCGCCGCACGCCGCGGTCGCCGAGATGGAGCGCCAGATGGGCATCAATGAAGACATTCTGCGCTTCATGACCATCCGCGTCGATGAGCTGGAAGAAGGCCCGTCGGCCATGATGCAGAAGCGCGATCGCGATGACGACCGCGGCGACCGCCCGGGTGGCCCGCGTGGCGACCGCGGTGGTTTCGACCGCGGCGACCGCCGTCCCCGCCGCTTCTAA
- a CDS encoding threonine/serine dehydratase, translated as MTTTQAVAPPPPDRDAIRATEAVIRPHIRRTPVVEVAAADFGLSGAPFSFKLEFMQHSGTFKARGAFANLLMRSGAERGVVAASGGNHGAAVAFAAQKLGFKAHIYVPRISSPAKINRILQYGAEIVVGGDTYIDAYTASHAFAIEHGLVEVHAYDAFETLGGQGTVGLEWLEQAPGLDTLLVAVGGGGLIGGIAAAAAGRVRLIGVEPENAPTLHDAIVAGHPVDVPVSGVAADSLGARRVGSLSFALSGFIDRSVLVTDKAIVAAQQAIWDVLRVAVEPGGAAAMAAVLSGRYVPAPGEKLGILLCGANTTAVKFD; from the coding sequence ATGACCACCACCCAAGCTGTCGCGCCTCCTCCGCCCGATCGCGACGCGATCCGCGCCACTGAAGCGGTGATCCGCCCACACATCCGACGCACACCGGTCGTCGAGGTCGCGGCGGCCGATTTTGGCCTCTCCGGCGCCCCGTTCTCCTTCAAGCTCGAATTCATGCAGCACTCGGGCACCTTCAAGGCCCGTGGCGCCTTCGCCAACCTGCTGATGCGGTCAGGTGCCGAGCGCGGGGTGGTCGCGGCGTCCGGCGGCAACCATGGCGCTGCTGTCGCCTTCGCCGCGCAAAAGCTCGGCTTCAAGGCGCATATCTACGTGCCGCGGATTTCGTCGCCGGCAAAGATCAACCGCATCCTGCAGTACGGCGCCGAGATCGTCGTCGGTGGCGACACCTATATCGACGCCTACACGGCAAGCCACGCCTTCGCCATCGAGCACGGCCTCGTCGAAGTGCATGCCTATGACGCGTTCGAGACGCTGGGCGGGCAGGGCACCGTCGGGCTCGAGTGGCTGGAGCAGGCGCCCGGGCTCGACACGCTGCTGGTGGCGGTGGGCGGAGGCGGACTGATCGGCGGCATCGCCGCGGCAGCCGCCGGGCGGGTCCGGCTCATCGGGGTCGAACCCGAGAACGCGCCGACCCTGCACGACGCGATCGTCGCCGGCCATCCGGTGGACGTGCCGGTGAGCGGCGTCGCCGCCGACAGTCTCGGCGCCCGCCGCGTCGGCAGCCTGAGCTTCGCGCTCTCGGGCTTCATCGATCGCTCGGTGCTGGTCACCGACAAGGCGATCGTCGCCGCACAGCAGGCGATCTGGGACGTCTTGCGCGTGGCGGTGGAGCCGGGCGGTGCCGCCGCCATGGCGGCTGTGCTCTCCGGTCGCTATGTTCCGGCGCCGGGCGAAAAGCTCGGCATACTGCTCTGCGGGGCCAATACGACGGCAGTGAAGTTCGACTAG